The nucleotide window GATAAAAGCCTGCTTCAATGGCCTCCCATAAATCACGACGCTGAAAATCAGGGTCTGCACCACCGATTTTTTGCGCCTCATCCCATATGAGTGAGTGTACACCAAGCACAGGCTTCCAATGGAATTTAACGAATTTACTTTGCCCCGACGCATTTACGAAGCGAAAGGTATTCACACCGAAGCCTTCCATCATACGGTAATTTTTAGGAATAGCTCTATCAGACATCAGCCACATAATCATATGGGCTGTTTCTTGATTATTCGCAACGAAATCCCAAAACGTATCATGGGCAGAGGAAGCTTGTGGTATTTCGTTGTGTGGCTCCGGCTTGACTGCATGGATAATATCAGGGAATTTAATAGCATCTTGAATAAAGAAAACGGGAATATTATTGCCAACTAAATCGAAAATTCCTTCTTCCGTATAAAATTTCACCGCAAAGCCACGGACATCACGTGCTGTATCGTTAGAGCCTGAGCTCCCAACAACATTCGAAAAACGCACAAAAACAGGCGTTTTTGTGCCCGCCTTTTGTAAGAAATGAGCTCTTGTAAACTCGGACATTGATTCGTATAGCTCAAATTCACCATGGGCAGCATAGCCGCGTGCATGTACGACCCTTTCAGGGATACGCTCATGGTCAAAATGTGTAATTTTTTCACGAAAATGAAAATCCTCCATCAAAGTAGGTCCACGCAAGCCCGCCTTTAAAGATTCCTCATCATTGGATATTCGCACTCGCTGATTCGTTGTCATCTTCGTGCCATCATTATTTACTTTGTATTCATTCAATTGCTGTAGTTTTTTATTTTCGTTATCATGATTATCCTTCATAAAACCCCTCCTTCATAATGCTTTGTACAGCTTATGAGTTTCCTAGGGGAGTTATGAGGGTGCCTGGCACACAAACAATTCTGAAAATTAGATACAATTTACATAGAAAAACCTAAGTCATGTTGGAGCATAACTTAGGTTAGTATATTAGCTAGCAGATGTGGTATTTTCAGAAGCTACAGTAAAAGCTTCGTTAATATGCTTGGCATTTTCAATTTCATCAATTACGGCTACCGCAAAGTCAGCTTGGCTAATGTAGCTATTAAGCTGTGAATTTGTTAGTAAATAATCATGTCCAGTAATGTAGTGACCTGTGCGTGGACCTTCTGCATCAAACATCAGCGCAGGACAAATAAAAGTCCATGCGATAGAGGATTGCTGTAGGTGTTGTAGATTTTGTAGCTGATATTTAGCCGCAGCCGTTAATTGCGCAGGGTAATCCTCGCTATCGAGTAAACGTATAATTTTATCTTTATTTGTAAATAAGCAGCCTGAGCTACCGATATCGATTAAGCGTGTTTGTATTGGTTGTAAAATAGATATTAAATGCTTGCCTGCGTCTACATATAAGTGCTCCTCACCACTTTTTGGAGCAAAGGCATTGACGATACAATCGAATTTTTCTATATCTGATGTTGTTAAATGAAATAAATCCTTTTCAAGAGTTTGGACATCATCTTTTAATGTCGCTTGATTACGCACAATCGCGGTTGTATCATACTCTCTCATTGTAGATTC belongs to Lysinibacillus louembei and includes:
- a CDS encoding NAD(P)-dependent oxidoreductase; this translates as MKIAVIGAAGQAGSNILRESTMREYDTTAIVRNQATLKDDVQTLEKDLFHLTTSDIEKFDCIVNAFAPKSGEEHLYVDAGKHLISILQPIQTRLIDIGSSGCLFTNKDKIIRLLDSEDYPAQLTAAAKYQLQNLQHLQQSSIAWTFICPALMFDAEGPRTGHYITGHDYLLTNSQLNSYISQADFAVAVIDEIENAKHINEAFTVASENTTSAS